From Bifidobacterium longum subsp. longum JCM 1217, one genomic window encodes:
- a CDS encoding zinc ribbon domain-containing protein, translated as MLQHDADDLLVGDDIFLVVDRAVFLMAQVCFGPFAASLCTAKRAGDWPIGTRENGESMKCQVCGTEMPEGSRFCTECGAPMAQSAPSPSPQSMDGPTLVPAAPQQVPAGSMPLPPSFNTANAPTSTLSTAPGNGGAAQPRSGGSAGKKILLGVVIALVVVVGVLVALVATGTVHWFDGGASSPNTTSSGTATKQSGNQGSASKSKDKAKPAKTCDAAPDMTVSSIKSESDNLIVTILATSNCDDKNASTKFNDSATRLTLQDSDDNVVADAVFDFSGLFHVYRTAVQQA; from the coding sequence ATGCTTCAGCATGATGCCGACGATTTGCTGGTCGGTGATGATATCTTTCTCGTAGTAGATCGTGCCGTCTTCCTGATGGCTCAGGTATGTTTCGGGCCGTTTGCCGCTTCTTTATGTACTGCAAAACGGGCGGGGGATTGGCCGATAGGGACGAGAGAGAACGGAGAGAGTATGAAGTGCCAGGTTTGCGGAACGGAGATGCCGGAGGGAAGCCGATTCTGCACGGAATGCGGTGCGCCGATGGCACAGTCTGCGCCAAGCCCAAGTCCTCAGTCGATGGATGGCCCGACGCTGGTACCGGCTGCTCCCCAGCAGGTGCCAGCGGGTTCGATGCCGTTGCCCCCAAGTTTCAACACGGCGAATGCACCTACTTCGACATTGTCGACGGCGCCAGGCAACGGTGGCGCTGCGCAGCCGCGTTCCGGTGGGTCTGCCGGAAAGAAGATATTGCTGGGGGTCGTCATCGCACTGGTTGTGGTAGTGGGTGTGCTTGTTGCTTTGGTGGCAACCGGTACCGTGCATTGGTTTGATGGCGGCGCATCGTCTCCCAACACCACAAGTTCCGGCACCGCAACCAAACAATCCGGTAACCAAGGCAGCGCATCGAAGTCGAAAGACAAGGCCAAGCCTGCCAAAACCTGCGATGCCGCTCCCGATATGACAGTCTCCTCGATCAAGAGCGAGAGCGATAATCTGATAGTCACGATTCTGGCCACTTCGAATTGTGATGATAAGAACGCATCCACGAAATTCAATGATTCGGCCACCCGACTCACGTTGCAGGACAGCGACGATAATGTCGTGGCCGATGCCGTGTTCGATTTTTCGGGTCTATTCCACGTATACCGCACAGCTGTCCAGCAAGCGTAA
- a CDS encoding acid phosphatase encodes MKMFRHLSSVFAIATIAPLALAATLAVTPAIAQADQLPNPDWVALLSDYEKNYWQAPTDAEHGGKVLDADTMKLDEDLAVAINHKAAENLDKDGLNAQRKRALVDSDLQAEEAMPDALGPVLGKYMSEGLKSGKLNAVADIFSFNVASTYASKRAAMHPRPYLNRAESSYGGTNDLAGLPATLDIKQSPSWLEHVPGYSNLQKNSSYPSGHTTGAYSWGIALAGMIPELAPQIMARTSEAGNNRIVLGVHYPLDIMGGRIGASAQNGQYWHNEFASSIVPASRQLRDYLVSRCAADGHGTTLAACIANTKASGSGGYTNDFLDPVATEPVADQASAVRVYTARLTYTFPQDTAQSGADFVAPRGAADVLRLAYPELHADQRNAILKATALDSGYPLWQSSDGWQRINWAKALCARVTLDKHGDVAKVETADQVALTGPSVVNAQYTDAGNHPASDSSAGENSAIAAGPDLATLHAAQRPALISVAIGTAVIAIVGGIRTVRRKSKN; translated from the coding sequence ATGAAGATGTTCCGGCACCTATCCTCCGTTTTTGCTATTGCGACCATTGCGCCGCTGGCGTTGGCGGCCACGCTAGCCGTGACGCCTGCAATCGCACAGGCCGACCAGCTGCCCAACCCGGATTGGGTGGCATTGCTCTCCGACTACGAAAAGAACTATTGGCAGGCCCCCACCGATGCCGAACACGGTGGCAAGGTGCTCGACGCCGATACAATGAAACTCGACGAAGATTTGGCCGTGGCAATTAACCACAAAGCCGCCGAAAATCTCGATAAGGATGGCCTGAACGCCCAACGCAAGCGTGCGCTCGTCGACTCCGATCTGCAAGCCGAGGAAGCCATGCCGGACGCGCTCGGTCCGGTGCTTGGCAAATATATGAGCGAAGGGCTCAAATCCGGGAAACTCAACGCCGTCGCCGATATCTTCTCCTTTAACGTGGCCTCCACCTACGCCTCAAAACGTGCGGCCATGCATCCGCGCCCCTATCTGAACCGTGCGGAAAGCAGCTACGGCGGCACTAACGATCTCGCCGGACTGCCCGCCACGCTTGACATCAAGCAATCACCCTCATGGCTCGAACACGTGCCCGGCTACTCGAACTTGCAGAAAAACAGTTCCTACCCCTCCGGCCACACTACCGGCGCCTATTCGTGGGGTATCGCGCTGGCCGGCATGATTCCCGAACTCGCGCCGCAAATCATGGCCCGCACTTCGGAGGCCGGCAACAACCGCATCGTGCTCGGCGTGCATTATCCGCTTGACATCATGGGCGGGCGCATTGGCGCATCCGCCCAGAACGGGCAGTACTGGCATAACGAATTCGCTTCGTCCATCGTGCCCGCGTCCCGGCAGCTGCGGGACTATCTGGTGTCCCGCTGCGCCGCGGACGGCCACGGCACTACCCTCGCCGCCTGCATCGCCAACACCAAGGCCTCCGGTTCGGGCGGCTACACCAACGATTTTCTGGACCCGGTGGCCACCGAGCCGGTCGCGGACCAGGCCTCGGCCGTGCGCGTCTACACCGCACGCCTGACCTACACCTTCCCGCAAGACACCGCCCAGTCCGGCGCTGATTTCGTGGCACCGCGCGGGGCGGCGGACGTGCTGCGACTGGCCTATCCCGAACTGCACGCCGATCAGCGCAACGCGATTTTGAAAGCCACTGCCTTGGATTCCGGATACCCCCTATGGCAATCGAGCGACGGCTGGCAGCGTATCAACTGGGCCAAAGCCCTGTGCGCCCGCGTCACCTTGGATAAGCACGGCGATGTGGCCAAGGTCGAGACCGCCGACCAAGTGGCGCTTACCGGCCCGAGTGTGGTCAATGCCCAGTACACCGACGCGGGCAATCACCCGGCGTCGGATAGCTCGGCGGGTGAAAACAGTGCCATTGCGGCCGGACCGGATCTCGCCACCCTCCATGCCGCGCAACGACCGGCGTTGATCAGCGTAGCTATCGGTACCGCTGTAATCGCGATTGTCGGCGGAATACGGACGGTTCGACGCAAATCCAAGAACTAG
- a CDS encoding amino acid ABC transporter permease, producing MADTSNSVLFDAPGPKGRRTIRIVNWIAGILFAVVLVLILMRLHNPPDGENQLSWELWKPAVEREAWTDFYLPGLWMTIKATIVAVVGAVVFGLVFGVGRLLPNPLVRGVSAVIVEFCRAVPVLLLMIFFWRWFAFAGLPSPSYWAVVLALVLYNGSVVAELVRSGVGNLPGGQREASLALGLTETQSLMEIEVPQAVYAMLPAAVTQLVVVLKDTALGSIIMYTDLLQESRRLGSMYFNILQTLVMAAVIYFIACWLLSRLAEWLPSRMQQRTAAPAEPEPLAPIAAGDPSNVNQIAVAKEVEELPLGGTPRKYHVHHRGTNASIRNWRRTRYEQGYDATQPESQVDPETGEFQESQKPEDKPEA from the coding sequence ATGGCCGATACTTCGAATTCCGTGCTGTTCGACGCGCCCGGTCCCAAGGGCCGGCGCACCATTCGCATCGTCAACTGGATCGCGGGCATTCTGTTCGCGGTGGTGCTCGTGCTTATCCTCATGCGCCTGCACAACCCGCCGGACGGCGAGAACCAGCTCAGCTGGGAGCTGTGGAAGCCCGCCGTCGAACGAGAGGCGTGGACCGACTTCTACCTGCCCGGACTGTGGATGACCATCAAGGCCACCATCGTGGCCGTGGTGGGTGCCGTGGTGTTCGGCTTGGTGTTCGGCGTGGGCCGACTGCTGCCGAACCCGTTGGTACGTGGCGTCTCCGCCGTGATCGTCGAGTTCTGCCGTGCGGTTCCCGTGCTGCTGCTCATGATTTTCTTCTGGCGATGGTTCGCGTTCGCGGGCCTGCCCAGCCCGTCCTATTGGGCCGTGGTGCTGGCCTTGGTGCTGTACAACGGTTCGGTGGTCGCCGAACTGGTGCGCTCCGGCGTCGGCAATCTGCCGGGCGGCCAGCGTGAGGCCTCGCTCGCTTTGGGCCTGACCGAAACGCAGTCGCTGATGGAGATCGAGGTGCCGCAGGCCGTCTACGCCATGCTGCCGGCCGCCGTCACCCAGCTGGTCGTGGTGTTGAAGGACACCGCCCTAGGCTCGATCATCATGTATACCGACCTGCTGCAGGAATCGCGCCGACTCGGCTCGATGTACTTCAACATCCTGCAGACGCTGGTCATGGCCGCGGTGATTTACTTCATCGCCTGCTGGCTGTTGTCGAGGCTCGCCGAATGGCTGCCCTCGCGCATGCAGCAGCGTACGGCCGCACCCGCCGAACCCGAGCCGCTGGCGCCGATCGCCGCCGGCGACCCGTCCAATGTCAACCAGATCGCTGTGGCCAAGGAGGTCGAAGAGCTGCCGCTGGGCGGTACGCCGCGCAAATACCATGTGCATCACCGTGGCACCAACGCCTCGATTCGCAACTGGCGGCGCACCCGCTACGAACAGGGATATGACGCCACCCAGCCCGAGTCACAGGTTGACCCGGAAACCGGCGAATTCCAGGAGTCTCAAAAGCCTGAGGACAAGCCAGAGGCCTGA
- a CDS encoding 5'-nucleotidase C-terminal domain-containing protein produces MFHTNNFTAMSRRAIALLTAAVTLSSIALIGVPAAAADEQQATAEQNTAAKPSVIINEVYAGNTKAAGDPDSKRCDWVELKNTGSTDVDVKGWGIYDSGKKAKKHYTIGTSEVTNTDTVIKAGGYLVAYIDPDKAEPGLGSDADEAYLTTTSGDFTDSDVVDSTSWNTDTTGVKKMSDSQSWSRKDDGTFALSDTPTPGAQNVFDDPTPTPPAGETMTVDAWSGLADVTTVDAEGEFGAKGQGGDHTDGNLSGLVYEAGKDGKQGVLWAADNDLNPTLGNTADKGPGSINKFVYQNGTWQQDPTDGWTFTNNGQTKGGKQLHFKDGKGGVDSEGITLINGDSSKGIFIGAERDNENKNVPRPSILQYDVTEKTTDANGDGAHDLNATHEWNLIAALTQFGVTLGHGADANLGVEGIAFIPDSVLTANGFQSNLDPKNVMTYDPDGFGNDFGGLFFAALEKTGHIYAFALQTVNDEDLVHPVADIDLPQSAVNAGYDGPRDLTWDAEHNQLLAQSDNDANTGAKIGTYEFKNGVLQLTKLTDTPDEIRTQNTEGFAITPDAEATKVVDGKVYKPVCWADDGVTNGHSLRMGYMATNQPVPASTTINLLNFNDFHGRIDKNLTVPFAATIEQLKGEYPDSSLLLSAGDNIGASLFNSSVQQDQPTIDVLNALGVKASAVGNHEFDQGYADLTDRVIGKEGARNAQWDYLGANVYKKGTTTPALPEYSIQEVNGVKVGIIGAVTQKTGTLVAPGGVKDIEFGDPVEAVNRVAKQLTDGDESNGEADVIVAEYHEGAASNEDDATAKPTLDEQKAASPVFKKIVDDTDAAVNVIFTAHTHMKYSYTDPAHNNRPIIQTGSYAANIGQVVLTYNTATGAVSYDKSGNTAVQVASQPADKNDPHYNDYAEYNDGLLAAANPTVAKVRDIVYQALKMADEKGGEKVGKVSADSTTAFKDGKRDDRASESTMGNLVADALLDSLKGEDRGAAEIGVVNPGGLRAEFCKSGTNDACTLDADGNITYAQANAVLPFLNNLWTTTLTGAQFKEALEQQWQTNADGSTPSRAYLQLGLSHNVSYTYDPDAAQGHHITSVTVNGEPLDLKRNYRIGSFSFLLEGGDNFRAFAQGTNTKDTGLVDRDAWIDYLKDNNPVAPRYDRRAVAVTGIPTGAVKAGGSFTLHFSKLTLTSLGVPDETKLTATIGEQVVGEAQVANGDTAELKVTIPAGTKTGDISLTVTGATNKTTVALPVAVTGVSTGTDDKDNGNHSGSVNANGSTKPQQTEHTANTGASVALVVVLATLFAAGGVTIVVKRHDAARK; encoded by the coding sequence ATGTTCCACACCAACAATTTCACCGCGATGTCGCGGCGCGCCATCGCGCTGCTCACCGCTGCGGTGACACTGAGCAGCATCGCCCTGATCGGCGTGCCCGCTGCGGCTGCGGACGAGCAGCAGGCCACTGCCGAACAGAACACGGCTGCCAAACCATCCGTAATCATCAACGAGGTCTATGCCGGCAATACGAAAGCTGCCGGAGACCCGGATAGCAAGCGTTGCGATTGGGTCGAGCTCAAGAACACCGGCTCCACAGACGTTGACGTGAAGGGCTGGGGCATCTACGACAGCGGCAAGAAAGCCAAGAAGCACTACACCATCGGCACCAGCGAAGTAACGAATACGGACACCGTCATCAAAGCCGGCGGATATCTGGTGGCATACATCGACCCCGACAAGGCCGAGCCCGGCCTGGGTTCCGATGCCGACGAAGCCTATCTGACCACTACCAGCGGCGACTTTACCGATAGCGATGTGGTGGATTCCACGTCATGGAATACCGATACAACCGGCGTGAAGAAGATGAGCGACAGTCAGTCGTGGTCCCGTAAGGACGATGGCACTTTCGCGCTTTCCGATACGCCCACGCCCGGTGCACAGAACGTGTTCGATGACCCGACTCCGACTCCGCCCGCCGGCGAGACCATGACCGTGGACGCATGGTCGGGATTGGCCGATGTGACCACAGTGGATGCCGAAGGCGAATTTGGCGCCAAAGGACAAGGCGGCGACCACACTGACGGCAATCTGTCTGGTCTGGTGTATGAAGCCGGTAAAGACGGCAAGCAAGGCGTGCTGTGGGCGGCCGACAACGATCTGAACCCCACGCTCGGCAACACCGCTGATAAGGGCCCTGGCTCCATCAACAAGTTCGTCTACCAGAACGGCACATGGCAGCAGGATCCCACTGATGGCTGGACCTTCACCAACAACGGTCAGACCAAGGGCGGCAAGCAGCTGCACTTCAAGGACGGCAAGGGCGGTGTGGACTCCGAAGGCATCACGCTGATCAACGGAGATTCATCCAAGGGCATATTCATCGGCGCCGAGCGCGACAACGAAAACAAGAATGTGCCGCGGCCTTCCATCCTGCAGTATGACGTGACCGAGAAAACCACCGACGCCAACGGCGACGGAGCGCACGATCTGAACGCTACGCACGAGTGGAATCTCATCGCAGCACTCACGCAGTTCGGCGTGACGCTGGGCCACGGAGCGGACGCCAATCTTGGGGTGGAAGGCATAGCCTTTATTCCCGACTCGGTCCTGACCGCCAACGGATTCCAGTCCAACCTTGACCCGAAGAACGTAATGACCTACGACCCGGACGGTTTCGGCAATGATTTCGGCGGTCTGTTCTTCGCCGCACTGGAGAAAACCGGCCATATCTACGCCTTCGCACTGCAAACCGTGAATGATGAGGACCTGGTGCATCCGGTGGCCGACATCGACCTGCCGCAGTCCGCAGTGAACGCCGGCTATGATGGTCCGCGCGATCTGACTTGGGACGCCGAGCACAACCAGCTGCTCGCCCAAAGCGACAATGATGCGAACACCGGTGCCAAAATCGGTACCTACGAGTTCAAGAACGGCGTGCTGCAGCTGACCAAGCTGACCGACACTCCGGATGAAATCCGTACGCAGAACACCGAAGGCTTTGCCATCACCCCCGATGCCGAAGCCACCAAGGTGGTGGATGGCAAGGTGTACAAGCCGGTGTGCTGGGCAGACGACGGCGTGACCAATGGCCATTCATTGCGTATGGGCTATATGGCAACCAATCAGCCGGTTCCCGCCAGCACCACCATCAATCTGCTGAACTTCAACGACTTCCACGGCCGTATCGACAAGAACCTCACCGTGCCGTTCGCCGCCACCATCGAGCAGCTCAAGGGCGAATACCCTGACTCATCACTGCTGCTGTCCGCCGGCGACAATATCGGTGCTTCGCTGTTCAACTCTTCGGTACAGCAGGACCAGCCGACCATCGATGTGCTTAACGCTTTGGGCGTCAAGGCTTCGGCGGTGGGCAACCACGAGTTCGATCAAGGCTATGCCGACCTTACCGATCGTGTGATTGGCAAGGAGGGCGCGCGCAACGCCCAATGGGATTACCTCGGTGCCAACGTGTACAAGAAGGGCACCACAACCCCGGCTCTGCCCGAGTACAGCATTCAGGAAGTGAACGGCGTGAAGGTCGGCATCATCGGTGCGGTCACTCAGAAAACCGGCACATTGGTGGCTCCCGGTGGTGTCAAGGACATCGAATTCGGCGATCCGGTGGAGGCCGTGAACCGTGTGGCCAAGCAGCTCACCGACGGCGACGAATCCAATGGCGAGGCTGACGTGATTGTGGCCGAATACCATGAGGGTGCAGCCTCCAATGAAGATGACGCCACCGCCAAGCCCACACTTGACGAGCAGAAGGCCGCCAGCCCCGTGTTCAAGAAGATCGTGGACGATACCGATGCGGCAGTGAACGTGATCTTCACTGCACACACCCACATGAAGTACTCGTACACCGATCCCGCGCACAACAACCGGCCGATCATCCAGACCGGTAGCTATGCCGCCAACATCGGCCAAGTGGTGCTCACCTACAACACGGCCACCGGTGCGGTGTCTTACGACAAGTCCGGTAACACGGCCGTGCAGGTGGCTTCGCAGCCCGCCGACAAAAATGATCCGCACTACAACGATTACGCCGAATACAACGATGGCCTGCTCGCCGCCGCGAATCCGACTGTCGCCAAGGTGAGGGACATCGTGTACCAGGCTCTTAAGATGGCCGATGAAAAGGGCGGCGAGAAGGTCGGCAAGGTGTCTGCGGATAGCACCACCGCATTCAAGGATGGCAAGCGTGACGACCGCGCCTCCGAATCGACCATGGGCAATCTGGTGGCCGATGCGCTGCTCGATTCGCTCAAAGGCGAGGACCGCGGCGCGGCCGAAATCGGTGTGGTCAACCCCGGCGGTCTGCGTGCCGAATTCTGCAAGTCCGGCACCAATGACGCCTGCACGCTCGATGCCGACGGCAATATCACCTACGCCCAGGCCAACGCTGTACTGCCGTTCCTGAACAACCTGTGGACCACCACGCTTACCGGCGCGCAGTTCAAGGAAGCGCTGGAACAGCAGTGGCAGACGAACGCGGACGGCAGCACGCCATCGCGCGCGTATCTGCAACTCGGACTGTCCCACAACGTGAGCTACACGTATGATCCGGATGCCGCGCAAGGCCATCACATCACCTCGGTGACCGTCAACGGTGAGCCTCTGGACCTGAAACGCAACTACCGTATCGGTTCGTTCAGCTTCCTGTTGGAGGGCGGCGATAACTTCCGCGCCTTCGCCCAAGGCACGAACACCAAGGACACCGGTCTGGTGGACCGCGACGCCTGGATCGACTATCTCAAGGACAACAATCCGGTTGCCCCGCGCTACGACCGCCGTGCAGTGGCCGTCACCGGTATCCCGACCGGTGCGGTCAAGGCCGGTGGCTCGTTCACCCTGCACTTCTCGAAGCTCACGCTCACCTCGCTGGGCGTGCCTGACGAGACGAAGCTGACCGCCACCATCGGCGAGCAGGTGGTCGGCGAAGCGCAGGTTGCGAATGGCGATACCGCCGAGCTCAAGGTCACGATTCCCGCCGGAACCAAGACCGGTGATATCAGCCTGACCGTAACCGGTGCGACCAATAAGACCACGGTCGCTCTGCCCGTTGCCGTTACCGGAGTGTCCACCGGGACGGACGACAAGGATAACGGCAACCATAGCGGTAGCGTCAATGCCAATGGCAGCACCAAGCCACAGCAGACCGAACATACGGCCAATACCGGTGCCTCGGTTGCGTTGGTTGTGGTTCTGGCGACGCTGTTCGCTGCGGGTGGCGTCACCATCGTGGTCAAGCGTCATGATGCGGCGCGCAAGTAG
- a CDS encoding DEAD/DEAH box helicase gives MTDEKEYGSLGRLAPEWDGDERERNLTADDIYERFFGWVEDIKGIEPWPHQEEAIMDLLAGDHVILNTPTGSGKSLVALGMHFAALCTGRRSYYTAPIKALVSEKFFDLVEVFGRDNVGMITGDSHINADAPIICCTAEILANQALREGTHADVGLVAMDEFHYYGDPERGWAWQVPLLTLPQTQFLLMSATLGNVDAIADKLSDLNDTPDVDVIADAPRPVPLSYEYTLDPMEKTVELAFRNGETPIYVVHFSQDAALETAQALASTGVSSKEQRQAIAEAIKGVKFTTAFGKILQRLLRTGVGIHHAGMLPRYRRLVEQLAQQGLLPVICGTDTLGVGINVPIHSVVLTALTKFDGTKMRRLRAREFHQIAGRAGRMGFDTEGLVIAEAPEYEIENQKAIAKAGGDPKKLKKVKRKKAPEGFVTWNQSTFDKLIDAEPETLVPHLKITHSMVLNEVAQGGDARARIDDLIDDSAQTPDQKEHLHQRADEIFQTLFDTEVIETEDRKDGGKDYYMTLDMPDDFALDQPLSPFLLAALELLDPESDTYALDVISMAEATLEDPKQVLRAQERQARDKAMADMKADGLDYDERMDKLQEITYPKPLEDMLEAAFDQYRHDVPWANDYWLSPKSVVRDMVETASDFTGYITRYNIARSEGTLLRYLSDAYRTLARTVPPEKRDEQLEDIISWLRVLVRSIDSSLVDEWENAGDSADQSEAAASLAAPGAKSAVVEDRRGLTVLVRNALFRRVRLMDLDQPDKLGALDKDWGYGVHEWEDVLDDYYDEHEYVGIGAEARSPELFMLDDKHENDEHTWKVRQIIDDSDGDHDWAIEGIVDLDATQDTGEVVFRDYKVSN, from the coding sequence ATGACTGACGAGAAGGAATACGGATCCCTGGGGCGGCTGGCCCCCGAATGGGACGGTGACGAGCGTGAACGGAATCTTACGGCCGATGACATCTACGAACGATTCTTCGGCTGGGTGGAAGACATCAAAGGCATCGAACCATGGCCGCATCAGGAAGAGGCCATTATGGACCTCTTGGCCGGCGACCATGTGATTTTGAATACCCCGACCGGTTCGGGCAAATCGCTGGTGGCGCTTGGCATGCACTTCGCCGCCCTGTGCACTGGCCGCCGCTCCTATTACACCGCTCCGATCAAGGCGCTGGTGTCGGAGAAATTCTTCGACTTGGTCGAAGTGTTCGGCCGCGACAACGTCGGCATGATCACCGGCGACAGCCACATCAACGCGGACGCGCCGATCATCTGCTGCACCGCCGAAATCCTCGCCAATCAGGCTTTGCGCGAAGGCACCCATGCCGATGTGGGCCTCGTGGCGATGGACGAATTCCATTATTACGGTGATCCGGAGCGCGGCTGGGCGTGGCAGGTGCCACTGCTCACGCTGCCGCAGACCCAGTTCCTGCTGATGAGCGCCACACTCGGCAATGTGGACGCCATCGCCGACAAGCTCTCCGATCTGAACGACACCCCGGACGTGGATGTAATCGCCGACGCGCCGCGACCGGTGCCGTTGAGCTACGAATACACGCTCGACCCGATGGAAAAAACCGTGGAACTCGCCTTCCGCAACGGCGAAACCCCGATTTACGTGGTCCACTTTTCGCAGGACGCCGCATTGGAGACCGCGCAAGCGCTCGCCTCCACCGGTGTATCCAGCAAGGAACAGCGCCAAGCCATCGCAGAAGCCATCAAAGGCGTCAAGTTCACCACAGCCTTCGGCAAGATTCTGCAGCGACTGCTGCGCACCGGTGTCGGCATCCATCATGCCGGCATGCTGCCTCGCTACCGCCGCCTGGTCGAACAGCTCGCCCAGCAGGGTCTGCTGCCGGTGATTTGCGGCACCGATACATTGGGCGTCGGCATCAATGTGCCGATTCACTCCGTGGTGCTCACGGCCCTGACCAAGTTCGACGGCACCAAGATGCGCCGCCTGCGCGCCCGCGAATTCCACCAGATTGCCGGACGAGCTGGCCGTATGGGATTCGATACCGAGGGACTGGTGATCGCCGAGGCTCCCGAATATGAAATCGAAAACCAGAAAGCCATCGCCAAGGCCGGGGGAGATCCGAAGAAACTCAAGAAGGTCAAGCGCAAGAAGGCGCCGGAAGGTTTTGTGACCTGGAACCAGAGCACGTTTGATAAGCTCATCGACGCCGAACCGGAAACCCTGGTCCCGCACCTGAAAATCACGCATTCGATGGTGCTCAATGAAGTGGCGCAGGGCGGTGACGCCCGTGCCCGTATCGACGATCTCATCGACGATTCCGCGCAGACCCCCGACCAGAAGGAGCATCTGCACCAGCGGGCCGACGAGATCTTCCAAACCCTGTTCGATACCGAAGTCATCGAAACCGAGGACCGCAAGGACGGCGGCAAGGACTACTACATGACCCTTGATATGCCGGACGACTTCGCCCTCGACCAGCCGCTCTCCCCGTTCCTGCTGGCCGCGCTCGAACTGCTCGACCCCGAGTCCGACACCTATGCGCTGGACGTGATCTCCATGGCCGAGGCCACGCTCGAAGACCCCAAGCAGGTGCTGCGTGCCCAGGAGCGTCAGGCCCGAGACAAGGCGATGGCCGATATGAAGGCCGACGGACTCGACTATGACGAGCGTATGGATAAGCTGCAGGAGATTACGTATCCGAAGCCACTGGAAGACATGCTCGAAGCCGCGTTCGATCAGTACCGCCACGATGTGCCGTGGGCCAACGACTACTGGCTGTCGCCGAAATCCGTGGTGCGCGACATGGTGGAAACCGCCTCCGACTTCACCGGATACATCACCCGATACAACATCGCCCGCTCCGAAGGCACCCTGTTGCGCTACCTCTCGGACGCCTACCGCACGCTGGCGCGCACCGTGCCGCCCGAAAAGCGTGACGAGCAACTCGAAGACATCATCTCGTGGCTGCGCGTGCTCGTGCGCTCCATCGACTCCTCGCTGGTGGACGAATGGGAGAACGCCGGTGACTCGGCTGACCAATCCGAGGCTGCGGCATCCCTGGCCGCGCCCGGCGCAAAAAGCGCGGTGGTCGAGGACCGTCGTGGTCTTACCGTGCTGGTGCGCAATGCCTTGTTCCGCCGTGTGCGGCTTATGGACCTTGACCAGCCGGACAAGCTCGGCGCGCTCGACAAGGACTGGGGCTACGGCGTGCACGAATGGGAAGATGTGCTCGACGACTACTACGACGAGCACGAGTACGTGGGCATCGGCGCCGAAGCACGCTCGCCCGAACTGTTCATGTTGGATGACAAGCACGAGAACGACGAGCATACGTGGAAGGTGCGTCAGATTATCGATGATTCCGATGGCGATCACGATTGGGCCATCGAAGGCATCGTGGACCTCGACGCCACCCAAGACACCGGCGAAGTAGTCTTCCGCGACTACAAGGTGAGTAACTGA
- a CDS encoding PPK2 family polyphosphate kinase encodes MAKDDDRTNEPEEAGKWGTAGKSSGKNNKNGKGKESKTDRRIDKVLQLAVDRIDTIDSSASVPERLARAAKSSELLSAVWSLPPAQRLMFHHGMQVTDVEGDSTPGFDGNKEDAEKFISISSSEIARYQRLMYANGVKGSTRRLLIVLQGMDASGKGGIVRHVFSQGDPMGIHYHGFGKPTAEDLDHDFLWRVKRELPKPGWIAVFDRSHYEDVVMPHVYGTYPEDVWRARYDQINDFERELAASGCAILKIFLVVSQEEQKKHFLGRLDDPTKFWKFDISDLEARDRWDEYMFAWQEVFEKTSTAAAPWYLVPADNRWYSRAVVSELLRTTLKNMNMTWPPLEPEVDPDEVRRRLA; translated from the coding sequence ATGGCCAAGGACGACGACAGAACCAACGAGCCTGAAGAGGCCGGCAAGTGGGGTACGGCCGGAAAATCCTCAGGAAAGAACAACAAGAACGGCAAGGGAAAGGAATCCAAAACCGATCGACGGATCGACAAGGTATTACAGCTCGCGGTGGATCGCATAGACACCATCGACTCCAGTGCCAGCGTGCCTGAACGACTGGCGCGTGCGGCGAAATCCAGTGAACTGCTCAGCGCCGTATGGTCGTTGCCGCCCGCTCAACGTCTTATGTTCCACCACGGCATGCAGGTCACTGATGTCGAAGGCGATTCCACTCCCGGATTCGACGGCAATAAAGAGGACGCCGAGAAGTTCATTTCGATCAGCTCCTCCGAAATCGCCCGATACCAGCGGCTCATGTACGCGAATGGCGTCAAAGGCTCGACACGGCGGCTGCTCATCGTGCTGCAAGGCATGGATGCCTCCGGCAAGGGCGGCATTGTGCGTCACGTGTTCAGCCAAGGCGACCCGATGGGCATCCATTACCATGGCTTCGGCAAGCCTACGGCCGAGGATCTCGACCACGACTTCCTCTGGCGTGTGAAGCGTGAATTGCCCAAGCCGGGGTGGATTGCCGTATTCGACCGCTCCCATTATGAAGATGTGGTCATGCCGCACGTCTATGGCACCTATCCCGAAGACGTATGGCGTGCCCGCTACGACCAGATCAACGATTTCGAACGTGAACTGGCCGCCAGCGGATGCGCCATCCTCAAGATCTTCCTCGTGGTAAGCCAGGAAGAACAGAAAAAACACTTTCTTGGGAGGCTGGATGATCCCACCAAGTTCTGGAAATTCGATATCTCCGACCTCGAGGCCCGCGACCGATGGGATGAGTACATGTTCGCTTGGCAGGAAGTGTTCGAGAAAACCAGCACGGCCGCCGCACCGTGGTACCTCGTTCCGGCCGATAACCGCTGGTATTCGCGAGCCGTGGTCTCCGAACTGCTGCGCACCACCTTGAAGAACATGAACATGACCTGGCCTCCCCTCGAACCCGAGGTGGACCCCGACGAGGTGCGCCGCCGGTTGGCGTGA